The following proteins are co-located in the bacterium genome:
- the glnA gene encoding type I glutamate--ammonia ligase: MAGKEMTVQDVVAYIKDRGVKMVDFKFVDVPGTWQHATIPASQVDEKTFKRGIGFDGSSIRGFQAIEESDMLLMPDAATARPDPFTEIPTLSVICNIFDPITGKPYSRDPRYVAQKAEEHLKASGVGEVSYWGPEAEFFVFGNVQYDIQPYRMGYSIDGPEGIWNSGQPGLAHRIRTKEGYFPVPPADTQLDLRSEMSLEMEKWGIEVEMQHHEVASSQGEIDMKYNTLTRMADSLLAYKYIVKNVARRHGMTATFMPKPLFGDNGTGMHCHQSIWKGGANLFYSEGGYAELSQEALHYIGGLLTHVDALLGLCACTTNSYRRLVPHYEAPVNIAFSKRNRSAAIRIPMYHTGPAGASAKRIEFRCPDATCNPYLAFSAMLMAGLDGVKRKIDPVKAGFGPLDKNTYDLPPDEAAKIKSVPGSLSAALDALENDHEFLMEGDVFTRDLIDTWLDYKRTKEVHEVNIRPVPYEFFLYYDV, from the coding sequence ATGGCGGGCAAGGAGATGACGGTGCAGGACGTCGTCGCGTACATCAAGGACCGCGGGGTCAAGATGGTCGACTTCAAGTTCGTCGACGTGCCAGGCACCTGGCAGCACGCGACGATCCCCGCGAGCCAGGTGGACGAGAAGACGTTCAAGCGCGGCATCGGATTCGACGGCAGCAGCATCCGCGGCTTTCAGGCGATCGAAGAGAGCGACATGTTGCTCATGCCCGATGCCGCGACCGCCCGCCCCGACCCCTTCACGGAGATCCCGACGCTGTCGGTGATCTGCAACATCTTCGACCCGATCACCGGCAAGCCGTACAGCCGCGATCCCCGCTATGTCGCACAGAAGGCCGAGGAGCACCTCAAGGCCTCCGGCGTCGGCGAGGTCAGCTACTGGGGGCCGGAGGCCGAGTTCTTCGTCTTCGGCAACGTCCAGTACGACATCCAGCCGTATCGCATGGGGTACAGCATCGACGGCCCGGAAGGCATTTGGAACTCCGGCCAGCCCGGCCTGGCGCACCGCATCCGCACGAAGGAGGGCTACTTCCCCGTCCCGCCCGCCGACACGCAGCTGGACCTCCGCAGCGAGATGTCGCTCGAGATGGAGAAGTGGGGGATCGAGGTCGAGATGCAGCACCACGAGGTCGCGAGCTCCCAGGGCGAGATCGACATGAAGTACAACACCCTGACCCGGATGGCCGACAGCCTGCTGGCCTACAAGTACATCGTCAAGAACGTGGCGCGCCGCCACGGCATGACGGCGACGTTCATGCCGAAGCCGCTGTTCGGCGATAACGGAACCGGCATGCACTGCCACCAGAGCATCTGGAAAGGCGGGGCGAATCTCTTCTACAGCGAAGGCGGTTACGCCGAGCTCAGCCAGGAGGCGCTCCACTACATCGGCGGCCTGCTGACGCACGTCGACGCGCTGCTCGGGCTGTGCGCCTGCACCACGAACTCGTACCGCCGCCTGGTCCCGCATTACGAGGCGCCGGTCAACATCGCGTTCAGCAAGCGCAACCGCAGCGCGGCGATCCGGATCCCGATGTACCACACCGGCCCGGCGGGCGCGTCGGCGAAGCGGATCGAGTTCCGCTGCCCCGACGCGACGTGCAACCCGTACCTTGCGTTCTCGGCGATGCTCATGGCGGGGCTCGACGGCGTCAAACGCAAGATCGATCCGGTGAAGGCCGGCTTCGGCCCGCTCGACAAGAACACGTACGACCTGCCGCCGGACGAGGCCGCGAAGATCAAGAGCGTCCCGGGCTCGCTGTCCGCGGCGCTCGACGCGCTGGAGAACGACCACGAGTTCCTGATGGAGGGCGACGTCTTCACGCGCGACCTGATCGACACGTGGCTCGACTACAAGCGCACCAAAGAGGTGCACGAGGTCAATATCCGTCCGGTCCCGTACGAGTTCTTCCTATACTACGACGTGTAA
- a CDS encoding VOC family protein translates to MPNPVVHFEVVGKDAKALQNFYKNAFGWAIESMMPEYAMVKPGGSTGINGGIGAAMGGSPGHVTFYIAVDDLNAALKKVESLGGRKISDPMDIPNGPSIAMFADPEGHMIGLVKGM, encoded by the coding sequence ATGCCAAACCCGGTCGTGCACTTCGAAGTGGTGGGCAAGGATGCGAAGGCGCTGCAGAACTTTTACAAGAACGCGTTCGGTTGGGCGATCGAGTCGATGATGCCGGAGTACGCGATGGTGAAGCCGGGCGGCTCGACCGGGATCAACGGGGGAATCGGCGCGGCCATGGGCGGCAGCCCGGGACACGTCACGTTCTACATCGCCGTCGACGACCTCAACGCGGCGCTGAAGAAAGTCGAGAGCCTCGGCGGCCGCAAGATCTCGGACCCGATGGACATACCGAACGGCCCAAGCATCGCGATGTTCGCGGACCCCGAGGGGCATATGATCGGCCTGGTCAAGGGAATGTAG
- a CDS encoding VOC family protein codes for MHWEINARDPKALHGFYAELFGWKINADNPMGYGLVTAGGNGINGGIGPAQGIPGVTFYVRVPNLDAVLRRVAEMGGSTAVPPTHIPDMVTFAVFTDPEGNRIGIIK; via the coding sequence GTGCACTGGGAGATCAACGCGCGCGACCCAAAGGCGCTCCACGGCTTCTACGCGGAGCTGTTCGGGTGGAAGATCAACGCGGACAATCCGATGGGGTACGGACTGGTCACGGCCGGCGGCAACGGCATCAACGGCGGGATCGGGCCGGCGCAGGGAATTCCGGGCGTCACGTTCTACGTACGCGTCCCGAACCTCGACGCCGTCCTGAGGAGAGTCGCCGAGATGGGCGGCAGCACGGCGGTCCCGCCGACGCACATTCCGGACATGGTGACCTTCGCCGTGTTCACCGACCCGGAGGGCAACCGGATCGGCATCATCAAATGA
- a CDS encoding SRPBCC domain-containing protein: protein MPMPAATPHGPEVVRREVRIAAAPDTVFEFLTDAAKRIRWAGTHAESDPRLGGAHRTVINPGHIVSGEYVEVLPHRRVVCTWGWIDSPAMPPGSTIVQFDLAPDGSGTVLRIAHAMLPETAREGHAEVWDHYLSRLAAAAAGGDPGPDPWAG from the coding sequence ATGCCCATGCCCGCCGCGACGCCGCACGGTCCGGAAGTCGTCCGGCGGGAAGTGCGGATCGCCGCGGCGCCGGACACCGTGTTCGAGTTCCTCACCGACGCGGCCAAGCGGATCCGCTGGGCCGGAACCCACGCCGAAAGCGACCCGCGGCTCGGGGGCGCGCATCGGACCGTCATCAACCCCGGCCACATCGTGAGCGGCGAGTACGTCGAAGTGCTGCCCCACCGCCGCGTGGTCTGCACATGGGGATGGATCGACAGCCCGGCGATGCCGCCGGGATCCACGATCGTCCAGTTCGATCTGGCGCCCGACGGAAGCGGCACCGTGCTGCGGATCGCCCACGCGATGCTGCCCGAGACCGCCCGCGAAGGGCACGCCGAAGTATGGGATCACTACTTGTCGCGCCTCGCCGCCGCGGCGGCCGGCGGCGATCCCGGCCCGGACCCATGGGCGGGCTAA
- a CDS encoding response regulator, whose protein sequence is MPDALKILIADDEPVIRMGLKAMLEEHGYKVVGEAPDGEEAVALAHKTSPDLIFMDIKMPGLDGISAAATIMSRAPKPIILLTAWSERDLVQRAQEAGVLAYLVKPVREAELVPAIEIAMARFAELRTLQQEVGNLKDTLETRKLVERAKGILMSREGVDEQEAFLRIQRQSRNTRTPMREIARAILVSDELRRTVPSQSATRIVIRTPADLLRVLSGIRIVPGGSAETDIMASGLEPMGYLRLGPGAEVTVEGYVTNRTAEGAYGLGMAFGLAPSPAEREGIVAAVIQNAIRPGALDAGGTAHSTYAQLLDEIITTQQRVTVSGFLRLLPDHASADHPELPHLIEIHPVRSVATERGLVFPPIALDAPGGEEWTRVETVHPMPFSDFQSPTRLAIAGAALTFRHAPAQDTAYVYMTGRFYGGRSQFVEGRPFLFAFGDAPGRLRITAVAVPGTPAYDMVRRWLSAPPTGPMTLVGLRTLQIPALFAPGGGRIDAVLCPVFRILPGTVKGAGVPAPTTRFELVPVGGTPPAPPPAKRPARASRRPKTAKPSRKRAAKRPASAARKAAPKRRAPARARASGRRTTRRRR, encoded by the coding sequence ATGCCGGACGCGCTGAAGATCCTGATCGCCGACGACGAGCCCGTCATCCGCATGGGCCTCAAAGCCATGCTGGAGGAGCACGGGTACAAGGTCGTCGGGGAGGCGCCGGACGGCGAAGAAGCCGTCGCCCTGGCGCACAAGACGTCGCCCGACCTGATCTTCATGGACATTAAGATGCCGGGACTCGACGGCATCTCCGCGGCGGCCACGATCATGTCGCGGGCGCCGAAGCCGATCATCCTGCTGACGGCGTGGAGCGAGCGGGATCTGGTGCAGCGGGCGCAGGAGGCCGGCGTGCTGGCGTACCTCGTCAAGCCGGTGCGCGAGGCCGAGCTCGTGCCGGCGATCGAGATCGCGATGGCCCGGTTCGCCGAGCTGCGCACGCTGCAGCAGGAAGTCGGCAACCTCAAGGACACGCTCGAGACCCGCAAGCTCGTCGAACGCGCCAAGGGGATCCTGATGTCGCGCGAGGGCGTCGACGAGCAGGAGGCCTTTCTGCGCATTCAGCGCCAGAGCCGCAACACCCGGACGCCGATGCGCGAGATCGCCCGCGCGATCCTCGTGTCGGACGAGCTCCGGCGAACGGTGCCGTCGCAGTCCGCCACCCGCATCGTCATCCGCACGCCCGCGGACCTGCTGCGCGTGCTGTCCGGGATCCGGATCGTCCCCGGGGGCTCGGCGGAGACGGACATCATGGCCTCCGGCCTGGAGCCGATGGGCTACCTGCGCCTCGGTCCGGGCGCGGAGGTCACGGTCGAGGGCTACGTCACCAACCGGACGGCCGAGGGCGCCTACGGGCTCGGCATGGCGTTCGGGCTGGCCCCCTCACCGGCCGAGCGCGAGGGCATCGTCGCGGCGGTGATCCAGAACGCCATCCGGCCGGGCGCGCTCGACGCCGGCGGGACGGCCCACAGCACCTACGCGCAGCTGCTCGACGAGATCATCACGACCCAGCAGCGCGTTACGGTCAGCGGATTTCTCCGGCTGCTGCCCGACCACGCGTCGGCCGACCATCCGGAGCTCCCGCACCTCATCGAGATCCATCCGGTGCGCAGCGTGGCGACGGAGCGCGGCCTCGTATTCCCGCCGATCGCGCTCGACGCGCCGGGCGGCGAGGAGTGGACCCGGGTCGAGACGGTCCACCCGATGCCGTTCTCGGACTTCCAGTCGCCGACGCGGCTCGCGATCGCCGGCGCCGCGCTCACGTTCCGGCACGCGCCCGCGCAGGACACCGCGTACGTGTATATGACGGGACGCTTCTACGGCGGGCGCAGCCAGTTCGTCGAGGGCCGTCCGTTCCTGTTCGCCTTCGGAGACGCCCCGGGCCGCCTGCGGATCACCGCCGTGGCGGTCCCCGGCACGCCGGCCTACGACATGGTGCGGCGCTGGCTGTCGGCGCCGCCGACGGGACCGATGACCCTTGTCGGACTGCGCACGCTCCAGATCCCGGCGCTGTTCGCCCCCGGCGGCGGCCGGATCGACGCCGTGCTGTGCCCGGTCTTCCGGATTCTGCCTGGCACGGTCAAGGGGGCCGGGGTGCCGGCGCCGACGACGCGATTCGAGCTCGTACCGGTGGGCGGCACGCCGCCGGCCCCGCCCCCGGCGAAACGTCCCGCGCGAGCCTCCCGGCGTCCGAAGACGGCGAAACCGTCTCGGAAGCGGGCGGCGAAGCGCCCCGCATCGGCGGCGCGGAAGGCCGCGCCCAAGCGCCGGGCGCCGGCGCGCGCGCGCGCCTCCGGACGCCGCACCACCCGCCGCAGGCGCTGA
- a CDS encoding GAF domain-containing protein — translation MTAQRVDRTPADALARKAEELSALRKISRAIGAALDLDTTLTLITRTTAEVMRVDSCSIYLLDASREYLVLKATTGLAAEAVGRARLRFGEGLTGWAAEHGEAVASSNATADPRFKYLPETHETLFQSLLAVPLTVAGRVLGAVNVQTTGVHAWADDEVELLSIIADLAGGALEKARLYDSMRRQILELRTLAEVSETLTSPLYLEQIFRLLVEMASRVFDASLCTLMLTDADELVLAAAHPADPNAAARPRMALRLGAGLPGHAAASGEAVSSEDAGADPRFLAEEMLGRGPARSALAVPLRVRDRTLGVVTVYLGRPHAFTPPETTMLQTLANQTALAIENAGLVVKSAMVREMHHRVKNNLQMIAMLLRLQMRDGREVSGREVLTETINRILSIAAVHEILAAEGLGTVSVREMLDRVVHTVTQTMAPPGFALDARVSGDDVHLPTQQATSLALVVNELLQNAMEHAFPGRAQGQVVIVLMLGPEALRVEVRDDGVGLPDGFALERSSDLGLEIVRTLVQDDLKGRIWFTNAGGARVVITMPRPAAA, via the coding sequence ATGACCGCGCAGCGCGTGGACCGGACGCCCGCCGACGCCCTCGCGCGCAAGGCCGAGGAGCTGTCGGCGCTGCGGAAGATCAGCCGCGCGATCGGCGCCGCGCTCGATCTCGACACGACGCTCACGCTCATTACCCGCACGACGGCGGAAGTGATGCGCGTCGACAGCTGCTCGATCTACCTGCTCGACGCCTCGCGCGAATACCTCGTCCTCAAGGCGACGACGGGGCTCGCCGCCGAAGCCGTCGGCCGCGCGCGCCTCCGTTTCGGCGAGGGCCTGACGGGCTGGGCCGCCGAGCACGGCGAGGCGGTCGCGTCGAGCAACGCGACCGCGGATCCGCGGTTCAAGTACCTGCCGGAAACCCACGAAACGCTGTTCCAGTCGCTGCTCGCGGTGCCGTTGACGGTGGCGGGCCGCGTCCTCGGCGCGGTCAACGTCCAGACCACCGGGGTGCACGCCTGGGCCGACGACGAGGTGGAGCTGCTGAGCATCATCGCCGACCTCGCCGGCGGCGCCCTCGAAAAGGCCCGGCTCTACGACAGCATGCGCCGGCAGATCCTCGAGCTGCGCACGCTCGCGGAGGTCAGCGAGACGCTCACGTCGCCGCTCTACCTGGAGCAGATCTTCCGCCTCCTCGTCGAGATGGCCTCGCGCGTGTTCGACGCGTCGCTCTGCACGCTCATGCTGACGGACGCGGACGAGCTGGTGCTCGCCGCCGCCCACCCGGCGGATCCCAACGCCGCCGCGCGGCCGCGGATGGCGCTCCGGCTCGGGGCGGGCCTGCCCGGGCACGCCGCCGCCTCGGGCGAGGCGGTGAGCAGCGAGGACGCCGGGGCGGATCCGCGCTTTCTCGCCGAGGAGATGCTCGGCCGCGGGCCGGCGCGCTCGGCGCTCGCCGTCCCCCTGCGCGTGCGCGATCGGACGCTCGGGGTCGTGACCGTCTATCTCGGCCGGCCGCACGCGTTCACGCCGCCCGAGACGACGATGCTGCAGACGCTGGCCAACCAGACCGCGCTCGCGATCGAGAACGCGGGCCTCGTGGTCAAGTCGGCGATGGTCCGCGAGATGCATCACCGCGTCAAGAACAACCTCCAGATGATCGCGATGCTGCTGCGCCTGCAGATGCGGGACGGCCGCGAGGTGTCCGGCCGCGAGGTCCTTACCGAGACGATCAACCGCATCCTCAGCATCGCCGCGGTGCACGAGATCCTGGCCGCGGAGGGCCTCGGCACGGTGAGCGTCCGCGAGATGCTCGACCGCGTCGTGCACACGGTGACGCAGACGATGGCGCCGCCCGGCTTCGCGCTCGACGCGCGCGTGAGCGGCGACGACGTGCATCTGCCGACCCAGCAGGCCACGTCGCTGGCGCTGGTCGTGAACGAGCTCCTGCAAAACGCGATGGAGCACGCGTTCCCCGGCCGCGCGCAGGGCCAGGTCGTCATCGTGCTGATGCTCGGGCCGGAAGCGCTGCGCGTCGAGGTTCGCGACGACGGGGTCGGGCTGCCCGACGGGTTCGCGCTGGAGCGGTCGAGCGACCTCGGGCTCGAAATCGTGCGCACCCTCGTCCAGGACGACCTGAAGGGCCGCATCTGGTTTACGAACGCCGGCGGCGCGCGCGTCGTCATCACGATGCCCCGTCCGGCGGCGGCCTGA
- a CDS encoding sodium-translocating pyrophosphatase has translation MSESAITLPSFGGLESLLLWLVLAAAAAALLYGWWLSARVLRRSAGPASMQNVAAAIQEGARAYLTRQFRTMALFIVLITIALYVLYRPIYTNPALSVGIALAFLMGCLASYGAGSVGMQLAVRGNVRTAYAATRGFREALETAFQAGTVSGMFTVGLGLLGATIIFVIFRGDATRVLIGFGFGGSLVASFMRIGGGIYTKAADVGADLVGKVEAGIPEDDPRNPATIADNVGDNVGDCAGMAADVFESYEVTLVAAIILAAGTLLDARFRATYGAAAGGFALKLILFPLLVQAIGVFASIIGTWAVRAREEERDPMRPIARGFWVASAAAVAGFAAVNALYLTDPRTGAPDWRFTFATLTGLVLAGVIRWLTDQYTSANHRPVGEMAYATKTGPATLILSGLGFGLESSVWAILAIAATILASFTIFQGDVALAGYGIALSGLGLLTVTGYILAMDTFGPIVDNANGIFEMSGVGGEEPGRIIAHLDQAGNTTKALTKGFAIATAVIAATALFRSFVDQAHLLPAAASFGTTLSQAGEAATTALERVGIQVNLPLVFIGMLIGGAVPMLVSAFLIRAVGRSAFDVVEEVRRQFRTIPGIMQGTARPDYQRCVDIVTRAAQRELLAPAVVAISAPVMVGIGLGAAPLGAFLAGAILTGQLMAVFMANTGGAWDNAKKKIEDGFLGGKGTEYHKAGVIGDTVGDPLKDTAGPALNPLIKVMNLVSILIAPVAILPIGWGVRALVVALTLALMAWAVAMNRRSSVSPEDMAAAARGVAEPG, from the coding sequence ATGAGCGAATCCGCCATCACCCTGCCGTCCTTCGGCGGCTTGGAGTCGCTGCTGCTGTGGCTGGTCCTTGCCGCCGCGGCCGCCGCCCTCCTTTATGGATGGTGGCTCAGCGCACGGGTCCTCCGCCGCAGCGCCGGACCGGCGTCGATGCAGAACGTCGCCGCGGCGATTCAGGAGGGCGCCCGCGCCTATCTCACCCGGCAGTTCCGGACGATGGCGCTGTTCATCGTCCTGATCACGATCGCCCTCTACGTCCTGTACCGGCCGATCTACACGAATCCCGCCCTGTCGGTCGGCATCGCCCTCGCCTTCCTGATGGGCTGCCTCGCGAGCTACGGCGCGGGCTCCGTCGGCATGCAGCTCGCCGTCCGCGGCAACGTGCGGACCGCCTATGCCGCGACACGCGGCTTCCGCGAGGCGCTCGAGACGGCGTTCCAGGCCGGCACCGTCTCCGGCATGTTCACCGTCGGACTCGGCCTCCTCGGTGCCACGATCATCTTCGTCATCTTCCGCGGCGACGCCACGCGCGTGCTCATCGGATTCGGATTCGGCGGGTCGCTCGTCGCGTCGTTCATGCGGATCGGCGGCGGGATCTACACGAAGGCGGCCGACGTCGGCGCCGACCTCGTCGGCAAGGTCGAGGCCGGCATTCCGGAAGACGACCCCCGCAACCCCGCGACGATCGCGGACAACGTGGGCGACAACGTCGGCGACTGCGCCGGGATGGCGGCCGACGTCTTCGAATCGTACGAGGTCACGCTCGTCGCCGCGATCATCCTTGCCGCCGGCACGCTGCTCGACGCGCGCTTCCGCGCGACGTACGGCGCCGCCGCGGGCGGCTTCGCGCTCAAGCTGATCCTCTTTCCGCTGCTGGTCCAGGCGATCGGCGTCTTCGCGTCGATCATCGGCACCTGGGCCGTGCGGGCGCGCGAGGAGGAACGCGACCCGATGCGCCCGATCGCCCGCGGCTTCTGGGTCGCCAGCGCGGCCGCGGTCGCCGGCTTCGCCGCGGTCAACGCCCTGTACCTCACGGACCCGCGCACGGGCGCGCCGGACTGGCGGTTCACGTTCGCGACGCTCACCGGCCTCGTGCTCGCGGGCGTCATCAGGTGGCTCACCGACCAATACACGAGCGCCAACCACCGGCCGGTCGGCGAGATGGCGTACGCCACGAAGACCGGGCCGGCGACGCTCATCCTCTCGGGGCTCGGCTTCGGCCTCGAGTCCTCCGTGTGGGCGATCCTTGCGATCGCGGCGACGATCCTCGCCTCGTTCACGATCTTTCAGGGCGACGTCGCCCTCGCCGGCTACGGCATCGCGCTGTCCGGGCTCGGCCTCCTCACCGTCACCGGGTACATCCTGGCGATGGACACGTTCGGGCCGATCGTCGACAACGCGAACGGCATCTTCGAGATGTCCGGCGTGGGCGGCGAGGAGCCCGGCCGCATCATCGCGCACCTCGACCAGGCCGGCAACACGACGAAGGCCCTCACGAAGGGCTTCGCGATCGCGACCGCGGTGATCGCCGCGACGGCGCTGTTCCGGTCGTTCGTGGACCAGGCGCATCTGCTGCCCGCGGCCGCGTCGTTCGGCACGACGCTGTCGCAGGCGGGGGAGGCGGCCACGACCGCCCTCGAGCGCGTGGGCATCCAGGTCAACCTGCCGCTCGTCTTCATCGGCATGCTGATCGGCGGTGCCGTCCCGATGCTCGTCTCCGCGTTCCTGATCCGCGCCGTCGGCCGGTCCGCGTTCGACGTCGTGGAAGAGGTCCGCCGGCAGTTCCGGACGATCCCGGGCATCATGCAGGGCACCGCCCGGCCGGACTACCAGCGCTGCGTCGACATCGTCACGCGCGCGGCGCAGCGGGAGCTGCTGGCCCCCGCGGTCGTCGCGATCTCCGCCCCGGTCATGGTCGGGATCGGGCTCGGCGCGGCGCCGCTCGGGGCGTTCCTCGCCGGCGCGATCCTCACCGGCCAGCTCATGGCCGTCTTCATGGCCAACACCGGCGGCGCGTGGGACAACGCGAAGAAGAAGATCGAGGACGGCTTCCTCGGCGGCAAGGGCACGGAGTACCACAAAGCCGGCGTCATCGGGGACACGGTCGGCGATCCGCTGAAAGATACCGCCGGCCCGGCCCTCAACCCGCTCATCAAGGTCATGAACCTCGTGAGCATCCTCATCGCGCCGGTCGCGATCCTGCCGATCGGCTGGGGGGTGCGCGCGCTCGTGGTCGCCCTGACCCTCGCGCTGATGGCGTGGGCGGTGGCGATGAACCGCCGCAGCTCGGTCAGCCCCGAAGACATGGCCGCGGCGGCGCGGGGCGTTGCGGAGCCGGGATGA
- a CDS encoding DUF192 domain-containing protein gives MRLRRVLTAIAAAALAAAGLIPPAPAGADDCAVPAFRYRHGVVAFSEHGSTVDVRVEIADTEQAREVGLMCRRALDPDAGMLFVFADLTREPFWMKNTLIPLSIAFLDNRWQVVGLFDMRVAPNPADPPPGDLWAPTKSYRYALEVNQGFFKAHGLDGRAQVRFTPSDPPKP, from the coding sequence ATGAGACTGCGGCGCGTCCTGACCGCGATCGCCGCCGCCGCGCTCGCGGCCGCGGGCCTGATCCCGCCGGCGCCGGCCGGGGCGGACGACTGCGCGGTGCCCGCGTTCCGGTACCGGCACGGCGTCGTCGCCTTCAGCGAGCACGGCAGCACGGTCGACGTCCGCGTCGAGATCGCGGACACCGAGCAGGCACGCGAGGTCGGCCTGATGTGCCGGCGCGCGCTCGACCCGGATGCCGGCATGCTGTTCGTCTTCGCGGACCTCACCCGCGAGCCGTTCTGGATGAAGAACACGCTGATCCCGCTCTCGATCGCGTTCCTCGACAATCGCTGGCAGGTCGTCGGCCTCTTCGACATGCGCGTGGCGCCGAACCCCGCCGACCCGCCGCCCGGCGACCTCTGGGCGCCGACCAAGTCGTATCGCTACGCGCTCGAAGTGAACCAGGGGTTTTTCAAAGCGCACGGCCTCGACGGGCGCGCGCAGGTCCGCTTCACGCCGAGCGACCCTCCCAAGCCATAA
- a CDS encoding NAD(P)/FAD-dependent oxidoreductase produces MMRYDVVVVGAGPGGAEAARAAAGQGLRTLLLEEHRSVGLPTHCTGKLSLHAFREFDLPPALAVNALSAAVFHSPGGVVVHVRRTSADSYVVDRVRFDRWLVERAACAGAEVVTGVRVTHAARRGDLLRVRGDYAGRAGTFEAEARTVIDAEGASPRLPASLGLRLARTYANGLQYEMRGIGGLEADTPEMFFGRDTAPGFFAWLLPLDRQTARIGLAVDPRETPHAPVRYLERLLAAHPALRRRAAGAVVVRKVGGRIPMLTAGAPTARDGVLVVGDAAGQVKATSGGGIYYAMTAGRLAGTTAARYAAGDRRAAQAYERGWRRAFGREVAFTALGRRVINRLADRELDLVMRFIHASPAVRASVEAAGDTQYQSRLFLPLLRTLAAAALRRPALLPVVGLALVQGMLAQM; encoded by the coding sequence ATGATGCGTTATGACGTCGTCGTCGTGGGTGCCGGTCCGGGCGGCGCGGAAGCGGCCCGGGCCGCCGCGGGACAGGGCCTTCGTACACTCCTGCTCGAGGAACACCGCAGCGTCGGTCTCCCGACGCATTGCACCGGCAAGCTCTCCCTGCACGCGTTCCGGGAATTCGACCTGCCGCCCGCCCTCGCCGTCAATGCGCTGAGCGCGGCCGTCTTTCACTCGCCGGGCGGGGTCGTCGTGCACGTCCGGCGGACCTCCGCCGATTCCTACGTCGTGGATCGCGTCAGGTTCGATCGGTGGCTCGTCGAGCGCGCGGCCTGCGCCGGCGCGGAGGTCGTGACCGGCGTGCGCGTCACGCACGCGGCCCGCCGGGGCGATCTGCTGCGCGTCCGGGGCGATTACGCCGGCCGGGCCGGGACGTTCGAGGCCGAGGCCCGGACAGTGATCGACGCCGAGGGCGCGTCTCCCCGGCTGCCGGCCTCGCTCGGTCTGCGCCTCGCGCGCACGTACGCCAACGGCCTCCAATACGAGATGCGGGGCATCGGGGGTCTCGAGGCGGACACCCCGGAGATGTTTTTCGGCCGCGACACGGCACCGGGGTTCTTCGCGTGGCTGCTGCCGCTCGACCGGCAGACCGCGCGCATCGGGCTGGCCGTCGATCCGCGCGAGACGCCGCACGCGCCCGTGCGGTACCTCGAGCGCCTGCTGGCCGCGCACCCGGCGCTGCGCCGCCGGGCGGCGGGCGCCGTGGTCGTGCGCAAGGTCGGCGGACGCATCCCGATGCTCACGGCCGGCGCGCCCACCGCGCGGGACGGCGTGCTCGTTGTCGGCGACGCCGCCGGCCAGGTGAAGGCGACGTCCGGCGGCGGCATCTACTACGCCATGACCGCGGGACGTCTTGCCGGCACCACCGCGGCGCGGTACGCCGCGGGCGACCGCCGGGCCGCGCAGGCGTACGAGCGCGGCTGGCGCCGCGCGTTCGGGCGCGAGGTCGCGTTCACCGCGCTCGGGCGCCGTGTGATCAACCGGCTCGCCGACCGCGAGCTCGACCTGGTGATGCGGTTCATCCACGCGAGTCCGGCGGTGCGGGCCAGCGTCGAGGCCGCGGGCGACACGCAGTATCAGTCCCGGCTCTTTCTGCCGCTGCTGCGCACGCTCGCCGCCGCGGCGCTGCGGCGGCCGGCGCTGCTGCCGGTCGTCGGGCTGGCGCTCGTGCAGGGCATGCTCGCGCAGATGTGA